From the Ignavibacteria bacterium genome, the window CGGCGAACAACTCTTCAACCTCTACCGCATCACCGAACTCAGTCTGATGCCCGGCAAATACGCGTCATCTCCAACCATCGCAACAGCCAACTGCATCGACGCACAATGCACACGCATTCGCCTCACATTCAACCGCGCTGCACAACTGCGCATGACTCCCGATATGTCGATAGGGGGCTCCATGCGCACCGCACGAGACGCCTTCTTTGCCAATGACGATCCAACGATCCAGCCAACCAACGTTACTGTTACCAACGATGCCGTTGAACTCACGTTCGCAAGCCCCATATCACGCATCTCCTACGTGCCGGATAAGTTTTACGTCGGAACAGAAGTGATCTACGAAGGTCCGTGGCTGGTGAATGCCGACGGCGTGGGCGCGATCACGTTTCATAACGTGGAGGTGGGAGCTACGTCAATCGCTGAAGACGGGACTGAGGATGGGACGTATGATGGGACTGAGAATGGCTACTATGTGATGGACATGCGTGGGATGGTGGTGGCCACCACTAGTGCTCAGGTCGAGCAGCTTGCTTCTGGTGTGTATATGCGCCGTGCAAACGGGCGGACGGACAAGGTGGTACTGGTGCGGTAGCACTCAAAGTGTACGCAAATAGCGTATATTACGACACATAGATTATCACGAGATCAATGTGTCAACAAAGAAATCCAAGAGATCTCTTTTCAAAGAGATCGCCGAGGGAATCGATGCATTAAAGCATGAACGAGAAGGGAAGATCACCCTTCGCCGACATGTGCTTGTGGAGCACGACGTTCCGACCATCAGCCCCGACGAGTTAGTTGCCATCCGCACGAATCTGAGGCTTTCGCAGCCAGTGTTTGCGGCAT encodes:
- a CDS encoding transcriptional regulator, with the protein product MSTKKSKRSLFKEIAEGIDALKHEREGKITLRRHVLVEHDVPTISPDELVAIRTNLRLSQPVFAAYLRTNARTLENWEQGRAKPNTQAALLILMVRKYPDTIKRLSQL